From a single Candidatus Defluviilinea gracilis genomic region:
- a CDS encoding ZIP family metal transporter, producing MGEWFVQLNPVWQALIATTCTWLVTALGAATVFFFKQVNRKLLDGMLGFAAGVMIAASFWSLLAPAIQMTRETDDVPVWLPAAIGFLLGGAFIRLIDLFLPHLHLGFPVNEAEGVPTKWRRSILLVLAITLHNIPEGLAIGVAFGAVAANLSSATLAGAVALAIGIAIQNFPEGVAVSVPLRSEGMSRLKSFWFGQSSALIEPIAGMIGAAAVLLMRPILPYALAFAAGAMIFVVVEELIPESQLAKNTDFATSGAMLGFVIMMILDMGLG from the coding sequence ATGGGCGAATGGTTCGTTCAACTCAACCCCGTGTGGCAGGCATTGATCGCCACCACATGTACATGGCTTGTTACCGCGCTCGGCGCGGCGACAGTGTTCTTTTTCAAACAAGTGAATCGCAAATTGTTAGACGGGATGCTCGGCTTCGCGGCGGGCGTGATGATCGCGGCGAGTTTCTGGTCACTGCTCGCGCCCGCCATTCAGATGACGCGCGAAACGGACGATGTGCCAGTCTGGCTTCCCGCCGCAATTGGATTTTTACTTGGAGGCGCGTTCATTCGCTTGATCGATCTGTTCCTGCCTCATCTGCATTTGGGATTCCCTGTCAACGAAGCGGAGGGGGTTCCAACAAAATGGAGGCGGAGTATTTTGTTGGTGCTGGCGATCACATTGCATAACATTCCCGAAGGGCTTGCCATCGGAGTTGCCTTTGGCGCGGTCGCGGCGAATTTATCGTCGGCGACTCTGGCAGGTGCGGTCGCGCTCGCCATCGGCATCGCGATCCAAAATTTCCCTGAAGGTGTTGCGGTATCTGTGCCGCTTCGTTCAGAGGGAATGTCGCGCCTGAAAAGTTTCTGGTTCGGGCAATCGTCCGCATTGATCGAACCCATCGCAGGGATGATCGGCGCGGCGGCTGTGTTGTTGATGCGACCCATCCTGCCATACGCGCTGGCATTCGCCGCAGGCGCGATGATCTTCGTGGTGGTCGAAGAGTTGATCCCCGAATCGCAACTCGCAAAGAACACCGACTTCGCCACCTCAGGCGCGATGCTTGGGTTTGTGATCATGATGATTCTGGATATGGGGTTGGGATGA
- the radA gene encoding DNA repair protein RadA, producing the protein MAKTQTRYVCQECGRVAASYMGKCPQCGSFNSMVEEVIHDEPVTKSTAVRGLTGRSAPRSIGDVSAGDEDRIRVPIEEFARVLGGGIVPGSIVLVGGDPGIGKSTLMLQMAMEMAGQKRVLYVSGEESERQIKMRATRLNGKKELPKDLLLVTETNLEIILNHINEVKPELLIVDSIQTVYLSSMDSSAGSVSQVRECSSQLRELAKTSGISVFVIGHVTKEGTIAGPRVLEHIVDTVLYLEGDRFQAYRLLRSVKNRFGATSEVGVFEMREGGLVEVTNPSEAFLAERMINAAGSAIAVTMEGTRPILVEVQGLTSPTQFGNARRTANGVDFNRLLLISAVLTRRVGLKLSEQDVFVNVVGGLQIDEPAADLAIAAAIASSWKDVSVKADAVLIGEIGLAGELRMPSQMQVRLREAQKLGFKTAIVPKALRKGEGYPKGIEIVEVRSVDQALNAAWKK; encoded by the coding sequence ATGGCAAAAACACAAACACGTTATGTCTGTCAGGAATGTGGGCGCGTCGCCGCGTCGTACATGGGAAAATGCCCGCAATGCGGATCGTTCAACAGCATGGTGGAGGAAGTCATCCACGATGAGCCTGTGACGAAGTCCACTGCGGTTCGCGGACTCACGGGTCGGTCTGCCCCGCGTTCCATCGGCGATGTCTCCGCTGGAGATGAAGACCGCATCCGCGTTCCCATTGAAGAATTCGCGCGCGTGCTAGGCGGCGGGATCGTGCCGGGCTCCATCGTGTTAGTCGGCGGCGACCCGGGCATCGGCAAATCCACGTTGATGTTGCAGATGGCGATGGAGATGGCTGGGCAAAAGCGCGTGTTATATGTTTCGGGCGAAGAGTCGGAACGACAGATCAAGATGCGCGCAACGCGTTTGAACGGCAAAAAAGAGTTGCCCAAAGATTTATTGCTCGTCACCGAGACGAATCTCGAAATCATCTTGAATCACATCAACGAGGTGAAACCCGAACTGCTGATCGTGGATTCGATTCAAACCGTGTATCTCTCCAGCATGGACTCATCCGCCGGATCGGTGAGTCAAGTTCGCGAGTGTTCATCGCAATTGCGCGAATTGGCGAAGACCAGCGGCATCTCGGTCTTCGTCATCGGGCATGTGACCAAAGAAGGGACCATCGCGGGTCCGCGCGTGTTGGAACATATCGTGGATACAGTTTTATACCTCGAAGGTGATCGCTTCCAAGCCTATCGCTTGCTGCGTTCGGTGAAGAATCGTTTCGGCGCCACATCCGAAGTGGGCGTGTTTGAAATGCGCGAGGGCGGGCTCGTTGAAGTGACGAATCCATCGGAGGCGTTTCTTGCGGAACGCATGATCAACGCGGCAGGGTCTGCAATTGCCGTCACGATGGAAGGCACGCGCCCGATCCTCGTCGAGGTGCAGGGACTCACCTCCCCGACTCAATTCGGCAACGCGCGCCGCACAGCCAACGGCGTGGACTTCAATCGTCTGCTGTTGATCTCGGCTGTATTGACTCGCCGCGTGGGATTGAAACTTTCAGAGCAAGATGTTTTCGTCAACGTGGTGGGCGGTTTGCAAATTGACGAACCCGCCGCCGACCTTGCCATCGCCGCGGCAATCGCATCCTCATGGAAAGATGTCTCCGTCAAAGCGGACGCGGTGCTGATCGGCGAGATCGGTCTCGCGGGCGAATTGCGGATGCCCAGCCAGATGCAAGTGCGTCTGCGTGAGGCGCAAAAGTTGGGATTCAAAACCGCCATCGTGCCGAAAGCGTTGCGAAAGGGCGAAGGATATCCGAAGGGCATCGAGATCGTTGAGGTCAGGTCTGTAGATCAGGCGTTGAACGCGGCGTGGAAAAAATGA
- the msrA gene encoding peptide-methionine (S)-S-oxide reductase MsrA: MNANLQTATLAGGCFWCLEAVFDEVKGVEGVESGYTGGRSANPSYREVCNGDTGHAEVVQVHFDPNVVSYRDLLNVFFAIHDPTTMNRQGNDIGTQYRSAIFYHDDEQKKVAEELIKELNAQKIWDKPIVTEVSKLDKFYMAEDYHQEYFARNPYQPYCQAVVAPKVSKFRKYHLEMLKKQTA, translated from the coding sequence ATGAACGCCAATCTTCAAACTGCCACGCTGGCTGGGGGATGTTTCTGGTGTCTCGAAGCCGTTTTCGATGAGGTGAAGGGAGTCGAGGGTGTGGAGTCAGGCTACACCGGCGGACGAAGCGCGAATCCGTCGTACCGCGAAGTCTGCAATGGCGATACGGGTCATGCCGAGGTGGTGCAAGTCCATTTTGATCCTAATGTCGTTTCATATCGCGACTTGTTGAATGTATTCTTCGCGATTCACGATCCCACCACGATGAATCGTCAAGGCAACGACATCGGCACGCAATATCGCTCCGCGATTTTTTATCACGACGACGAACAGAAGAAAGTTGCCGAGGAACTCATCAAGGAATTGAACGCGCAAAAGATATGGGATAAGCCCATCGTGACCGAGGTCTCAAAACTGGACAAGTTTTACATGGCGGAGGATTACCATCAGGAGTACTTCGCTCGCAATCCGTACCAGCCTTATTGCCAGGCGGTCGTTGCGCCGAAGGTGTCAAAGTTCCGCAAATATCATTTGGAGATGCTGAAGAAGCAGACCGCGTAA
- a CDS encoding glycoside hydrolase family 16 protein, translating into MKHDKTILYALCLLLLVGCVSNPLPPATNPAPMPTTVPFTPTPEAIPFTPTTESIPVPTTDPSQILFDDFSYSASSEMTANGWIIRSGQGWPGVTGATFRAENVSFVDHPDEAGNRLLRMTSSTDGTKENTFQTQICHQRKYLEGTYAARVRFSDEPVSGSDGDQIVETFYMITPYEKPLDPNYSEMDFEYLPNGGWGGPPNIMHFTTWEKVQIEPWNADNTSNAREGSLAGWHTLVAQVTDGTVRYFVDGEQIAEHDQYYFPDAPMSMNFNLWFIEGGLNGAGDAREYQEDIDWVFHDVGVSLTPEEINAKVDALRNADVKFQDTVPPGTLPSPCDL; encoded by the coding sequence ATGAAACACGATAAAACTATTTTGTACGCGTTGTGCCTTTTGCTGCTGGTAGGTTGCGTATCCAACCCGCTCCCGCCCGCGACCAACCCCGCGCCAATGCCGACAACTGTTCCCTTCACACCTACGCCGGAAGCCATTCCTTTCACGCCTACGACGGAATCCATTCCCGTACCCACCACAGATCCTTCGCAAATTTTGTTCGACGATTTTTCTTATTCCGCGTCAAGCGAAATGACCGCCAACGGCTGGATCATCCGCAGTGGGCAGGGCTGGCCCGGCGTCACCGGCGCGACCTTCCGCGCGGAGAACGTATCTTTTGTGGATCACCCCGACGAGGCGGGCAATCGCCTCTTGCGCATGACCTCCTCCACCGACGGCACGAAGGAGAATACATTCCAAACGCAAATTTGCCACCAGCGCAAATATCTCGAAGGGACATATGCCGCGCGGGTCCGCTTTAGCGACGAGCCGGTTTCCGGCAGCGACGGCGATCAGATTGTTGAGACGTTCTACATGATCACCCCGTACGAGAAGCCGCTCGATCCAAATTACAGCGAGATGGATTTTGAGTATCTGCCGAACGGCGGCTGGGGCGGACCTCCCAACATCATGCACTTCACCACGTGGGAAAAAGTTCAGATCGAACCCTGGAATGCCGATAACACCAGCAATGCGCGCGAGGGAAGCCTGGCAGGCTGGCATACGTTGGTTGCGCAAGTGACCGACGGTACAGTCCGCTATTTTGTGGACGGCGAACAGATCGCCGAACACGATCAATACTATTTTCCCGATGCGCCCATGTCTATGAATTTCAATCTGTGGTTTATCGAAGGCGGTTTGAACGGGGCGGGAGACGCGCGCGAATATCAAGAAGATATAGACTGGGTCTTCCATGATGTGGGCGTTTCTTTAACCCCTGAGGAGATCAACGCAAAAGTGGACGCGTTGCGAAACGCGGATGTGAAATTTCAGGATACGGTCCCTCCCGGGACTCTCCCGTCGCCTTGCGATCTTTAA
- a CDS encoding tRNA-dihydrouridine synthase family protein: protein MNETQTPNFYVRDIPIYGDTLLAPMDGYSDWPFRSICRALGSAMSYTEFVKVEKILSRSKEPAKRLYYEEAERPVTFQIYGDDPDLILKAALIVEQWKPDIIDINMGCPAKSIADRGAGVGMMPSPLRIARTFRMLVKSLKVPVTGKIRLGWDKNKNYKLIARIVEEEGGSLIAVHGRTKEQRYAGNADWDAIAEVKAAVSIPVVGSGDVRAMADIQKMKQHTHCDAVMIGRGAIANPWIFMGLDREDVPHQLLKETVQEHLQKSAQFYGEEDGQRLFRKYAVQYLLLKTLDRDARKEILKERPAGEFLEMLNQVYATIAN, encoded by the coding sequence ATGAACGAAACACAGACTCCCAACTTCTACGTACGCGACATCCCCATCTACGGGGACACGCTTCTCGCGCCCATGGACGGCTACTCGGACTGGCCCTTCCGTTCGATTTGCCGCGCTCTCGGTTCGGCGATGAGTTACACCGAGTTCGTGAAAGTGGAGAAGATCCTCAGCCGCTCGAAGGAGCCCGCCAAGCGGTTGTATTACGAGGAAGCCGAGCGACCTGTCACCTTTCAAATCTACGGCGACGATCCCGACTTGATCCTCAAAGCCGCGTTGATCGTGGAACAGTGGAAGCCCGACATCATTGACATCAATATGGGATGCCCCGCCAAGTCTATTGCGGATCGCGGCGCGGGCGTGGGGATGATGCCGAGTCCGTTGCGGATCGCGCGGACGTTTCGGATGTTGGTGAAGTCGTTGAAAGTTCCCGTCACAGGGAAGATCCGTTTGGGGTGGGACAAGAACAAGAATTACAAACTCATCGCGCGGATCGTGGAAGAAGAGGGCGGCTCGCTCATTGCAGTGCATGGTCGCACAAAAGAACAACGCTACGCCGGCAATGCCGACTGGGACGCGATCGCCGAAGTGAAAGCGGCAGTCAGCATCCCCGTGGTGGGAAGCGGCGATGTCCGCGCGATGGCGGACATCCAAAAGATGAAACAGCACACGCATTGCGACGCGGTTATGATTGGGCGCGGCGCAATCGCCAATCCGTGGATCTTTATGGGGCTGGATCGCGAGGACGTGCCGCATCAATTATTGAAAGAAACGGTGCAAGAACATTTGCAAAAGAGCGCGCAGTTTTATGGCGAAGAGGACGGGCAAAGACTCTTCCGCAAATATGCCGTGCAATACTTGTTGTTGAAAACGCTCGACCGCGACGCGCGCAAAGAAATTTTGAAAGAACGACCTGCGGGGGAATTTTTAGAAATGCTGAATCAAGTCTATGCGACAATTGCGAATTAA